From the genome of Schaalia dentiphila ATCC 17982, one region includes:
- a CDS encoding sensor histidine kinase, whose product MRSLMQLAEEASSTPLSEQDIDWLHLLLADWQVLADLAAADLVLWLPADDGRFIAAAHCRPATSTTVHVDDIIGLHLPAAREIDLRRALQTGQVVRSPAARWAGTYSMMETCVPVCHDGRIIAVVTREANLSSPRLSLGFEGWTVAAADTLCQMMARGEYPYDSTPQVTSHGVPRVLDGAVLLDAEGRVQHATPNAVSCLRRLGIRTHVTGKVLAQEITEVIGDGTLIEESMAVVVMGRASWRVEIAARASTVSMRALPLVNGRKRLGAVILTRDVSEVHRHEQELMTKDATIREIHHRVKNNLQTVSALLRLQSRRSSEEAVKVALAEAERRVQAIATVHAALSQNVDESVDFDEVARTIVRMAGAIASTDHAVEVITTGSFGTIQADQAQALATVLNELVANSVEHGLADRDGLIEVRAEREGTSMTVTVADDGVGFVPGTPMSGLGTQIVHQMVRGELKGSIEWAPREGGGTLVTLHANLDPA is encoded by the coding sequence ATGCGTAGTCTCATGCAGTTAGCTGAAGAAGCCTCTTCGACGCCGTTGTCGGAGCAGGACATCGATTGGCTGCACCTCCTCCTCGCGGACTGGCAGGTGCTCGCCGACCTGGCGGCCGCCGACCTGGTTCTGTGGCTGCCCGCCGACGACGGACGCTTCATCGCGGCCGCCCACTGTCGTCCCGCGACCTCGACGACCGTCCACGTGGACGACATCATCGGCCTCCACCTGCCCGCCGCCCGCGAAATCGACCTGCGGCGCGCCCTGCAGACCGGGCAGGTCGTGCGCTCGCCCGCCGCCCGCTGGGCCGGCACCTACTCGATGATGGAAACCTGCGTGCCCGTGTGCCACGACGGGCGCATCATCGCCGTCGTCACGCGCGAGGCCAACCTGTCGAGTCCGCGTCTATCCCTCGGCTTCGAGGGGTGGACCGTCGCCGCGGCCGACACCCTGTGCCAGATGATGGCGCGCGGCGAATACCCCTACGACTCCACCCCGCAGGTTACCTCTCACGGCGTCCCGCGAGTCCTTGACGGCGCCGTTCTACTGGATGCGGAGGGCCGCGTCCAGCACGCGACCCCCAACGCCGTGTCGTGCCTGCGCCGCCTCGGCATTCGCACGCACGTGACCGGAAAGGTTCTCGCTCAGGAGATCACCGAGGTCATCGGGGATGGCACCCTCATCGAGGAATCCATGGCCGTCGTCGTCATGGGCCGTGCCTCCTGGCGCGTCGAGATCGCCGCGCGTGCCTCGACCGTCAGCATGCGTGCCCTGCCCCTCGTGAACGGGCGTAAGCGCCTGGGCGCCGTCATCCTGACGCGCGACGTTTCCGAGGTCCACCGTCACGAGCAGGAACTCATGACGAAGGACGCGACGATCCGCGAGATCCACCACCGCGTCAAGAACAACCTGCAGACCGTGTCCGCGCTTCTGCGCCTTCAGTCGCGCCGCTCCTCCGAGGAAGCGGTCAAGGTAGCTCTTGCGGAGGCCGAGCGCCGCGTGCAGGCCATCGCGACCGTGCACGCCGCCCTGTCGCAGAACGTCGATGAGTCGGTTGACTTCGACGAGGTCGCGCGCACGATCGTGCGCATGGCCGGTGCGATCGCGTCCACGGACCACGCCGTCGAGGTCATCACGACCGGCAGCTTCGGCACGATTCAGGCCGATCAGGCTCAGGCCCTGGCGACCGTCCTCAACGAGCTGGTCGCCAACTCGGTCGAGCATGGCCTCGCGGACCGTGATGGCCTCATCGAAGTGCGCGCCGAGCGCGAGGGAACATCCATGACCGTGACCGTCGCAGACGATGGCGTGGGCTTCGTGCCGGGCACGCCCATGAGCGGCCTGGGCACGCAGATCGTGCACCAGATGGTGCGCGGCGAGCTCAAAGGCTCGATCGAGTGGGCGCCGCGTGAGGGCGGCGGCACGCTCGTCACGCTCCACGCCAACCTGGACCCTGCCTGA
- a CDS encoding DUF2505 domain-containing protein produces MQFTQSMSYPGTVDEVVTMYLTPTYLERRFGQFVVEGSSTVSVEGQRVSFAGTVRPELIPAAAARFVKSDLRIAFTEEWTTNEAGASSRTSVTVDGAPVSVEATSTLAGAEEGCVREVSGNVSVRVPLLGGRIEKEAVAHLGRVVEREQALAADWLEEHR; encoded by the coding sequence ATGCAATTCACGCAGTCCATGTCGTATCCCGGTACGGTCGACGAGGTCGTCACCATGTACCTAACCCCCACCTACCTGGAGCGACGCTTCGGCCAGTTTGTCGTGGAGGGTTCCTCCACCGTGTCGGTGGAGGGCCAGCGCGTGTCATTCGCCGGCACCGTGCGCCCAGAGCTTATTCCGGCGGCGGCCGCGCGCTTTGTCAAGTCCGATCTGCGCATCGCTTTCACCGAGGAGTGGACGACGAACGAGGCCGGGGCCTCCTCGCGCACGTCGGTGACCGTGGACGGCGCCCCGGTGTCCGTCGAGGCCACGTCCACGCTGGCGGGTGCCGAGGAGGGGTGCGTTCGCGAAGTAAGCGGCAACGTGTCGGTGCGAGTGCCGCTACTGGGCGGTCGCATCGAGAAGGAGGCAGTGGCTCACCTGGGCCGCGTCGTGGAGCGCGAGCAGGCGCTGGCCGCCGACTGGCTGGAGGAGCATCGCTGA
- a CDS encoding OsmC family protein: MSDTPKSLYMQRTGVRQYVARNQDGAEIRIGHGPGLFSPGDLLKLAIAGCNAMSSDARMAARLGDDFEQFVGVSGDYDQQNDRFTHVDVELVQDMSALSDEEIEDLKRRADAAIKRNCTIEHSVVDQALPASHTWTNERIN, from the coding sequence ATGAGTGATACCCCTAAGTCTCTGTACATGCAGCGTACGGGCGTGCGTCAGTACGTCGCCCGCAACCAGGACGGCGCCGAGATCCGCATCGGTCACGGCCCCGGCCTCTTCTCCCCCGGCGACCTGCTGAAGCTCGCGATCGCGGGCTGCAACGCGATGAGCTCGGATGCCCGCATGGCGGCTCGCCTGGGCGACGATTTCGAGCAGTTCGTCGGCGTCTCCGGCGACTACGACCAGCAGAATGATCGTTTCACGCACGTGGACGTCGAGCTGGTCCAGGACATGTCTGCCCTGTCCGACGAGGAGATCGAGGATCTCAAGCGTCGCGCCGATGCCGCAATCAAGCGCAACTGCACGATCGAGCACTCGGTCGTCGATCAGGCGCTGCCGGCCTCGCACACGTGGACGAACGAGCGGATCAACTGA
- a CDS encoding thymidylate synthase, translating to MSVVDRQYEDLLARIMREGTPKGDRTGTGTRSLFGAQLRYDLSKGFPLITTKRVHLKSVVGELLWFLSGSSNVSWLQDNGIRIWNEWADKDGELGPVYGVQWRSWNAGDGRHIDQISQVLETLKTNPDSRRMVVSAWNVGDLPQMALEPCHAFFQLYVADGRLSLQLYQRSADMFLGVPFNIASYSLLTHMFAQQAGLEVGDFIWTGGDCHIYSNHTEQVTEQLSREPYPFPRLELAKAPSMFEYSFDDISVMDYQHHPTIKAPVAV from the coding sequence GTGAGCGTCGTCGACCGCCAGTACGAGGACCTGCTGGCGCGCATTATGCGTGAGGGCACCCCCAAGGGTGACCGCACCGGCACGGGCACGCGTTCCCTGTTTGGGGCGCAGCTGCGCTACGACCTGTCGAAGGGCTTCCCGCTGATCACGACAAAGCGCGTGCACCTCAAGTCGGTGGTCGGCGAACTCCTGTGGTTCCTGTCGGGTTCGTCGAACGTGTCCTGGCTCCAGGACAACGGGATCCGCATCTGGAACGAGTGGGCGGACAAGGACGGCGAGCTTGGCCCGGTGTACGGCGTCCAGTGGCGTTCGTGGAATGCCGGGGACGGTCGCCACATCGACCAGATCTCCCAGGTCCTCGAGACGCTGAAGACGAACCCGGATTCGCGCCGCATGGTGGTGTCCGCGTGGAACGTCGGCGACCTGCCGCAGATGGCGCTTGAGCCCTGCCACGCGTTCTTCCAGCTGTACGTGGCCGACGGCCGCCTGTCTCTGCAGCTCTACCAGCGCAGCGCGGACATGTTCCTGGGAGTGCCCTTCAACATCGCGTCCTACTCGCTGCTCACTCACATGTTCGCCCAGCAGGCGGGCCTGGAGGTCGGCGACTTCATTTGGACGGGCGGGGACTGCCACATCTACTCCAACCACACGGAGCAGGTGACCGAGCAGCTGAGCCGCGAGCCGTACCCGTTCCCGCGCCTGGAGCTCGCGAAGGCTCCTTCGATGTTCGAGTACTCCTTCGATGACATTTCGGTGATGGACTACCAGCATCACCCCACGATCAAGGCTCCGGTCGCGGTATGA
- a CDS encoding dihydrofolate reductase has product MTKLGAIWAQDCNGIIGTGTAMSWHVPADFRHFKESTMGCPIIMGRRSWEALGRVLPGRTNIVITRTPGYEAEGALVVSSVDEALQVAREETSRTDAPYIWITGGAQLYAETLPLLDEAVVTDLELDVAASAPEGSSFVYAPPLDPALWRRDEERSDAEWRERSGDARWKVSTWVQR; this is encoded by the coding sequence ATGACGAAGCTGGGAGCGATTTGGGCGCAGGATTGCAACGGGATCATCGGGACGGGCACGGCCATGTCCTGGCATGTTCCCGCTGATTTCCGGCACTTCAAGGAGTCCACGATGGGCTGCCCGATCATCATGGGCCGCCGCTCGTGGGAGGCTCTCGGGCGCGTTCTGCCGGGCCGCACGAACATCGTCATCACCCGCACCCCCGGGTACGAGGCCGAGGGCGCTCTCGTTGTCTCCTCCGTCGATGAGGCGCTTCAGGTCGCACGCGAGGAAACCTCGCGCACGGACGCCCCCTACATCTGGATCACGGGCGGGGCTCAGCTCTACGCCGAGACCCTTCCCCTCCTCGACGAGGCCGTGGTGACCGACCTGGAGCTGGACGTGGCCGCGAGCGCACCCGAGGGGTCGTCCTTCGTGTATGCGCCGCCGCTGGATCCGGCGCTGTGGCGCAGGGACGAGGAGCGCAGCGACGCCGAGTGGCGTGAGCGCTCCGGCGATGCTCGCTGGAAGGTGAGCACCTGGGTGCAGCGCTAA
- a CDS encoding MFS transporter: protein MPSSPLLTNPTLRALVAIALFTYTAQNMLNVSIAPLSRALDLPEWIVGAAVSLAAAAVTALSQFWGRRSIAWGRRRVILLALFLALTAGTLFSAAVWARAARYIGAFLAAGAIMAARGPFFGAAVAAIPPTGQALVAEVTPDEASRVRGTSAFSGAINLSVMVGSLVSSALGAWWIFGPVHATPIFVLIALAIALIWLPRDGASTRPRRRLPHLTREVSKQEQAAPASSIETTADTKSAGNADGELPPRVRWTDRRIAPWIASVFGIYFANGVVQITMGFLVQDRGGLEPAPAVSVTALMLLANAAGAMLMQLIVVPRLGWSPRTLLRTGMTLAIIALSCLTIAPSLWALAVSTFAMGIASGMASPGYSAGASLAVSAREQGGIAGVINATGAITWIVAPVSATALYGWMPLSPFLLALSLVALSCACAWWLLHRAKSADRPLD, encoded by the coding sequence GTGCCCTCATCACCTTTGCTGACGAATCCGACGCTGCGCGCGCTCGTGGCGATCGCGCTGTTCACGTACACGGCGCAGAACATGCTTAACGTGTCGATCGCTCCCTTGTCGCGCGCCCTTGACCTGCCCGAGTGGATCGTGGGCGCGGCGGTGTCCTTGGCGGCCGCTGCGGTGACGGCGCTCAGCCAGTTCTGGGGGCGCCGCTCGATCGCGTGGGGACGCAGGCGCGTCATCCTGTTGGCACTGTTCTTAGCACTCACGGCGGGCACGCTTTTCTCGGCGGCAGTGTGGGCGCGAGCGGCCCGTTACATCGGCGCTTTCCTCGCGGCGGGCGCCATCATGGCGGCACGCGGCCCCTTCTTCGGCGCGGCCGTCGCCGCGATTCCGCCGACGGGCCAGGCCCTCGTCGCAGAGGTGACCCCCGACGAGGCCTCGCGCGTGCGCGGCACGTCCGCATTCTCCGGCGCGATCAACCTGTCCGTCATGGTCGGCTCCCTCGTCTCGTCGGCTCTGGGCGCCTGGTGGATCTTCGGCCCCGTGCACGCCACCCCGATCTTCGTCCTCATCGCCCTGGCCATCGCCCTGATCTGGCTGCCCCGCGACGGAGCATCCACGCGCCCGAGGAGGCGCTTGCCCCACCTGACCCGTGAGGTCAGCAAACAAGAGCAGGCAGCCCCGGCCTCGTCGATCGAAACCACGGCGGACACCAAGAGTGCGGGGAATGCGGACGGGGAACTGCCCCCGCGCGTGCGGTGGACCGACCGACGCATCGCCCCGTGGATCGCCTCGGTGTTCGGCATCTACTTCGCGAACGGCGTCGTTCAGATCACGATGGGATTCCTCGTCCAGGACCGCGGCGGACTCGAGCCCGCGCCCGCCGTTTCCGTCACCGCCCTCATGCTGCTGGCCAACGCCGCCGGCGCCATGCTCATGCAGCTGATCGTCGTGCCGCGCCTGGGGTGGAGCCCGCGCACTCTCCTGCGCACGGGCATGACGCTCGCCATTATAGCCCTCTCATGCCTGACGATCGCGCCGTCGCTGTGGGCGCTGGCAGTCTCAACGTTCGCGATGGGCATCGCCTCGGGCATGGCCTCCCCCGGCTACTCGGCGGGCGCGTCCCTGGCGGTGAGCGCGCGCGAGCAGGGCGGTATCGCCGGCGTCATCAACGCGACCGGCGCGATCACGTGGATCGTCGCCCCTGTCAGCGCCACGGCCCTGTACGGCTGGATGCCGCTGTCGCCCTTCCTGCTGGCGCTCTCGCTCGTCGCCCTGTCCTGCGCGTGCGCCTGGTGGCTCCTGCACCGCGCAAAGAGCGCGGACCGGCCCCTGGACTAG
- the fumC gene encoding class II fumarate hydratase, producing MAQETRTETDSMGAVEVPANRYWGAQTERSLHNFDIGRNTFVWGRPMVRALGILKKAAALANAELGELPADIANYIAQAGDEVISGKLDDNFPLVVFQTGSGTQSNMNANEVISNRAIEIAGGTMGTKTPVHPNDHVNRGQSSNDTFPTAMHIAVVSELHDMYPRVRQLRDTLDKKAKEFEDVIMVGRTHLQDATPIRLGQVISGWVAQIDFALDGIEYADTRARELAIGGTAVGTGLNAHPKFGELTAKKISEETGIEFTQADNLFAALGAHDALVLVSGTLRVLADALMKIANDVRWYASGPRNGIGELIIPENEPGSSIMPGKVNPTQCEAMTMVATQVFGNDATVGFAGSQGNFQLNVFKPVMAWNVLESIRLLGDACVSFDTNCAYGIEPNYEKIQHNLDINLMQVTALNRHIGYDKASKIAKNAHHKGLSLRESALELGFLTAEEFDAWVVPADMTHPSAADE from the coding sequence GTGGCACAAGAAACCCGCACCGAAACCGACTCGATGGGAGCCGTTGAGGTCCCCGCGAACCGCTACTGGGGCGCTCAGACCGAGCGTTCGCTGCACAACTTCGACATTGGACGCAACACCTTCGTGTGGGGCCGCCCGATGGTGCGCGCCCTCGGCATCCTGAAGAAGGCCGCGGCCCTGGCCAACGCCGAGCTGGGCGAACTGCCCGCCGACATCGCGAACTACATCGCGCAGGCCGGCGACGAGGTCATCTCCGGCAAGCTCGATGACAACTTCCCCCTCGTCGTCTTCCAGACCGGTTCGGGCACGCAGTCGAACATGAACGCCAACGAGGTCATCTCCAACCGCGCCATCGAGATCGCGGGCGGCACCATGGGCACCAAGACCCCTGTCCACCCCAACGATCACGTGAACCGTGGCCAGTCCTCGAACGACACGTTCCCCACCGCCATGCACATCGCGGTCGTCTCCGAGCTGCACGACATGTACCCGCGCGTGCGTCAGCTGCGCGACACCCTGGACAAGAAAGCCAAGGAGTTCGAGGACGTCATCATGGTGGGCCGCACCCACCTGCAGGACGCCACCCCGATCCGCCTGGGCCAGGTCATCTCCGGCTGGGTTGCTCAGATCGACTTCGCCCTCGATGGCATCGAGTACGCCGACACCCGTGCGCGCGAGCTGGCCATCGGCGGCACCGCCGTGGGCACCGGCCTGAACGCTCACCCGAAGTTCGGCGAGCTCACCGCCAAGAAGATCTCCGAGGAGACCGGCATCGAGTTCACGCAGGCCGACAACCTGTTCGCCGCCCTCGGTGCGCACGACGCGCTGGTGCTGGTCTCGGGCACGCTGCGTGTCCTGGCCGACGCCCTCATGAAGATCGCGAACGACGTGCGCTGGTACGCGTCGGGTCCGCGCAACGGCATCGGCGAGCTGATCATCCCCGAGAACGAGCCCGGTTCCTCGATCATGCCGGGCAAGGTGAATCCGACGCAGTGCGAGGCCATGACCATGGTCGCCACCCAGGTGTTCGGCAACGACGCGACGGTGGGCTTCGCCGGCTCGCAGGGTAACTTCCAGCTCAACGTGTTCAAGCCCGTCATGGCGTGGAACGTGCTGGAGTCGATCCGCCTGCTGGGCGACGCCTGCGTGTCCTTCGATACGAACTGCGCGTACGGCATCGAGCCGAACTACGAGAAGATCCAGCACAACCTGGACATCAACCTCATGCAGGTGACGGCGCTGAACCGCCACATCGGCTACGACAAGGCCTCGAAGATCGCGAAGAACGCGCATCACAAGGGCCTGTCGCTGCGCGAGTCCGCCCTCGAGCTGGGCTTCCTGACGGCCGAGGAGTTCGACGCGTGGGTCGTTCCCGCCGACATGACGCACCCCAGCGCCGCCGACGAGTGA
- a CDS encoding protein-ADP-ribose hydrolase, with protein MTYTLSTHSDAVHAALHLLADDMGCEIPPSDTSQERAYLRALMNLRDPAPLPDGYLEAEAIVLDTERERQGTVTWEDATASSTHPRMALWRGDITRLEVDAIVNAANSALLGCRAPGHTCIDNAIHSAAGLELRQACAEVMAERTRGDGPSGFPTGEAVLTPGFHLPSRFVIHTVGPIVNGELTDEHREALACSYQRCLEEAAAHGLNTVAFCCISTGVFGFPQEEAARIAVSTVADFLESDTRGASEVRVIFDVFGDHDEALYRALLRL; from the coding sequence ATGACGTACACGCTCAGCACCCACAGCGATGCAGTCCACGCGGCCCTGCATCTGCTAGCCGACGACATGGGCTGCGAGATTCCCCCCTCGGACACCTCACAGGAACGCGCCTATCTGCGCGCCCTCATGAATCTGCGGGATCCCGCTCCCCTGCCTGATGGCTACCTGGAGGCCGAGGCGATTGTCCTCGACACCGAGCGCGAGCGTCAAGGGACCGTGACCTGGGAGGACGCCACGGCCTCGTCCACACACCCGCGCATGGCACTGTGGCGCGGCGACATTACCCGCCTGGAGGTCGACGCGATCGTCAACGCGGCAAACTCGGCGCTGCTCGGATGCCGGGCACCTGGGCACACGTGCATCGACAACGCGATCCACAGCGCAGCCGGGCTCGAACTGCGGCAGGCATGCGCCGAAGTCATGGCTGAGCGCACACGCGGCGACGGCCCCTCGGGATTCCCGACGGGCGAGGCCGTCCTCACCCCCGGCTTCCACCTGCCCTCGCGCTTCGTCATCCACACGGTCGGCCCCATCGTGAACGGAGAGCTCACTGACGAGCACCGGGAGGCCCTGGCTTGCTCGTACCAGCGATGCTTGGAGGAGGCAGCCGCACATGGGCTCAACACGGTAGCCTTCTGCTGCATTTCCACGGGGGTCTTCGGCTTCCCGCAGGAGGAGGCGGCCCGTATCGCGGTGTCGACCGTCGCCGATTTCCTTGAGTCTGACACCCGGGGCGCGTCCGAGGTGCGCGTCATTTTCGACGTATTCGGCGACCACGACGAGGCCCTGTACCGCGCCCTTCTTAGGCTCTGA
- a CDS encoding SIR2 family NAD-dependent protein deacylase → MNRPTTLREAIESADAILIGAGAGLSAADGDNHSGPVFDERFADFHAERGITDAYSGGFFPYPTSEERWAFWSRMISLLRYEASPGQVYADLLNLVRGRDYFVITTNVDHRFQNSGFDKERLFYTQGDYGLLQCSAPCHDTTYDNESWVRDAVTSQKGMRIPSELIPHCPRCGEEMTTNLRIDNRFVQDDGWMAAAGRYQDFLERTSSGRVLHLEMGVGMNTPSIIKFPFWRRVFDNPEATYACVALDAAAPKEISDRSLVIRGDIAEALASARR, encoded by the coding sequence ATGAACCGACCCACCACCCTGCGCGAGGCTATCGAAAGCGCTGACGCGATCCTGATCGGAGCGGGCGCCGGGCTGTCCGCCGCCGACGGAGACAATCACTCGGGCCCGGTATTCGATGAACGTTTCGCGGATTTTCACGCCGAGCGCGGCATCACGGACGCCTACTCGGGCGGCTTCTTTCCCTACCCCACGTCGGAGGAGCGCTGGGCGTTTTGGAGCCGCATGATTTCCCTACTGCGCTACGAGGCCAGCCCAGGGCAGGTGTACGCGGACCTGCTGAACCTCGTACGCGGTCGCGACTACTTCGTGATCACCACGAACGTCGATCACCGTTTCCAAAATTCCGGCTTCGACAAGGAACGCCTGTTCTACACGCAGGGCGATTACGGGCTGCTGCAGTGTTCGGCGCCCTGCCACGACACGACGTACGACAACGAGTCGTGGGTGCGGGATGCGGTGACTAGTCAGAAGGGCATGCGTATCCCGTCGGAGCTGATTCCCCACTGCCCGAGGTGCGGGGAGGAAATGACGACCAACCTGCGCATCGATAACCGTTTCGTTCAGGACGATGGATGGATGGCGGCTGCCGGTCGTTATCAGGACTTCTTGGAGCGCACGTCAAGTGGCCGCGTGCTTCACCTCGAGATGGGCGTCGGCATGAATACGCCGAGCATCATCAAGTTTCCGTTCTGGCGTCGTGTGTTCGACAATCCGGAGGCGACCTACGCGTGCGTTGCGCTGGACGCGGCGGCTCCCAAAGAGATCTCGGATCGTTCGCTCGTCATTCGCGGCGACATCGCCGAGGCCCTGGCGAGCGCGCGCAGATAA
- a CDS encoding sulfite exporter TauE/SafE family protein, with protein sequence MANADSQPLTMNRILLVIATGVGAGFLSGLFGVGGGLVIVPALMGVLGMDQRRASATSLAAIIVTAAVGSGNYALHGEVSWAGAALLVVGALAGSQVGVSLLRRLPTPSLPWILIGFTVFVIVSQYLHVPTREGSVSLTPASCALMILVGLCAGILSGLVGVGGGSVIVPGMELAVGAGDLIARGTSLLVMIPTGIAGTVTNLRHGMVDLRVGLIVGASAAATAPVGRLVATLVSPSVGAILFNIFLLSIIASTILKMRKKARAQR encoded by the coding sequence ATGGCCAACGCGGACTCCCAGCCCCTCACCATGAACCGTATCCTCCTCGTCATCGCGACAGGCGTAGGTGCTGGCTTCCTCTCCGGACTCTTTGGAGTGGGAGGCGGCCTCGTCATCGTGCCCGCCCTGATGGGCGTCCTGGGCATGGATCAGCGCCGCGCCTCGGCCACGTCGCTCGCCGCCATCATCGTCACTGCTGCCGTCGGCTCGGGTAACTACGCCCTGCACGGCGAGGTCTCCTGGGCCGGAGCCGCCCTCCTCGTCGTCGGCGCGCTCGCGGGCTCACAGGTCGGCGTGTCGCTCCTGCGCCGCCTCCCGACCCCCTCACTGCCCTGGATCCTCATCGGCTTCACCGTCTTCGTCATCGTCTCCCAATACCTGCACGTCCCCACGCGAGAGGGAAGTGTGTCGCTGACACCGGCCTCGTGCGCCCTCATGATCCTGGTCGGCCTGTGCGCCGGTATCCTCTCCGGCCTGGTCGGCGTGGGTGGCGGATCCGTCATCGTGCCCGGCATGGAGCTCGCCGTCGGCGCGGGAGATCTGATCGCGCGCGGCACGTCCCTCCTCGTCATGATCCCCACCGGCATCGCCGGCACTGTCACCAATCTGCGCCATGGCATGGTCGACCTGCGCGTCGGACTCATCGTCGGCGCCTCCGCAGCGGCCACGGCCCCCGTCGGGCGCCTCGTGGCCACGCTGGTATCCCCGAGCGTCGGCGCGATCCTCTTCAACATCTTCCTGCTCTCCATCATCGCCTCGACGATTCTGAAGATGCGCAAGAAAGCGCGCGCCCAGAGGTAG